A stretch of Cucumis sativus cultivar 9930 chromosome 2, Cucumber_9930_V3, whole genome shotgun sequence DNA encodes these proteins:
- the LOC101207698 gene encoding amino acid transporter AVT6A: protein MTIEDLAPREEKRSDRKKSAVDEKSPLLPSRQDEGSGVNEFSGASFSGAVFNLSTTIIGAGIMALPAMVKELGLLLGVAMIIIMAFLTEASIELLLRFSRPRKSTSYGGLMGDAFGRYGKIMLQISVLVNNIGVLTVYMIIIGDVLSGTTSGGVHHAGVLEGWFGQHWWNGRFFVLLFATLGIFAPLASFKRIDSLSFTSALSVALAVVFLVITIGISLYKLIDGSVEMPRLLPEIVDISSFLKLFTAVPVVVTAYVCHYNVHSISNELEDSSQIKAVVRTAIGLCASVYVMTSIFGFLLFGEGTLSDVLANFDADLGIPYGSVFNDAVRVSYAAHLMLVFPIVFYPLRINLDGLLFPSARSLLRDNLRFSLITVTLMTLLFLGANFIPSIWDVFQFTGATAAVCLGFIFPASVALRDSHNIATKKDKVLGVFMVVLAVFSNIIAIYSDAYALFKRDSSPRD, encoded by the exons ATGACCATTGAAGATCTCGCGCCAAGGGAAGAGAAGAGGTCGGACAGGAAGAAGTCTGCAGTGGATGAGAAATCTCCTTTGTTACCAAGTAGACAAGATGAGGGTTCTGGGGTTAATGAATTCAGTGGAGCTTCCTTTAGTGGCGCAGTGTTTAATTTATCCACCACAATCATTGGTGCTGGGATCATGGCTTTGCCAGCTATGGTGAAAGAGCTGGGCCTCCTTTTAGGGGTTGCCATGATCATCATCATGGCATTCCTTACAGAGGCTTCAATAGAGCTCTTGCTCAGGTTCAGTAGACCGCGGAAATCGACTTCTTATGGAGGTTTAATGGGAGATGCTTTTGGGAGATACGGTAAAATTATGTTGCAGATAAGTGTTCTTGTCAACAACATTGGTGTTCTTACTGTGTACATGATTATTATAG GTGATGTGCTCTCTGGAACCACCTCAGGCGGTGTTCACCATGCTGGTGTGCTAGAAGGATGGTTTGGCCAACATTGGTGGAATGGTCGATTTTTTGTACTTCTATTTGCGACGCTTGGGATTTTTGCACCATTGGCATCCTTTAAGCGGATAG ATTCATTGAGCTTTACATCTGCCTTATCAGTAGCACTGGCTGTGGTATTTCTTGTCATTACCATCGGAATTTCACTTTACAAGTTGATAGATGGCAGCGTTGAGATGCCCAGATTGCTCCCTGAGATTGTCGacatttcatcatttttgAAGCTATTTACTGCTGTTCCGGTTGTGGTTACTGCCTATGTATGCCATTACAATG TTCACAGCATAAGCAATGAACTGGAGGATTCTTCTCAGATAAAGGCAGTTGTACGAACTGCCATTGGTTTGTGCGCTTCTGTTTATGTTATGACCAGCATCTTCGGCTTTCTCCTTTTTGGTGAAGGAACTCTCTCAGACGTACTTGCAAACTTTGATGCTGACCTTGGCATTCCCTATGGTTCTGTGTTTAATGATGCTGTCCGTGTCAGCTATGCAGCACACTTGATGCTTGTATTTCCAATTGTCTTTTACCCATTGAGAATTAACTTGGATGGCCTCCTCTTTCCATCTGCTCGATCATTGCTCCGAGACAATTTGAGATTTTCGTTGATCACAGTCACACTTATGACTCTCCTTTTCTTGGGAGCAAATTTCATTCCGAGCATCTGGGATGTCTTCCAATTTACTGGTGCAACTGCTGCTGTCTGCCTTGGCTTCATATTCCCTGCTTCTGTAGCTTTGAG ggATTCACACAATATAGCGACGAAAAAGGACAAGGTGTTGGGTGTTTTCATGGTTGTTCTTGCAGTTTTCTCAAACATCATTGCCATATACAGTGATGCCTACGCATTGTTCAAAAGGGACTCCTCACCTCGAGACTAA